The Trichosurus vulpecula isolate mTriVul1 chromosome 3, mTriVul1.pri, whole genome shotgun sequence genome includes a window with the following:
- the MTLN gene encoding mitoregulin, with amino-acid sequence MKEIGDRKLRVAVVVSFASGFFLGWQACRMWRRFLNWKKRRLQEQLKETQRRLDLY; translated from the coding sequence ATGAAAGAGATAGGGGATCGGAAGCTGCGCGTGGCCGTGGTGGTGTCCTTCGCCTCGGGCTTCTTCTTGGGCTGGCAGGCGTGCCGCATGTGGAGGCGCTTCCTGAACTGGAAGAAACGGCGGCTGCAGGAACAGCTGAAAGAAACGCAGAGGCGGCTGGACTTGTACTGA